AAGTAACTATCGTGAATTCTCCGTCTAAAAAATGAGATATaacataacatatatatatatatatatatacacacacacgcgTTATATCTCAATTTTTAGACGgagtacacacacacacacacacacacacacacacacacacacatatatatatatatatatatatatatatatatatatatatatatatatatatatatatatgcgtgtgtgtgtgtgcgcgcgcgcaatttttctatatttcatcacatctaatgagtgagtgacacctcatcggtgctcacataggtgtgcacggtaggtgtccatatatatatatatatatattgattaaaGAACGTACATTTAGTTGGATTGAATAATAGAATCCATTGTCCGGATTACATGTACATCAAAATTTGGTTGACTGAATTTATATTTTCATCCAGTTCTGGtggatatatttattttataatgtgTAGAATTTTTTAAAGCTGTTTGAATAATTACAAATcaagtttaaaaaaataatttgtagCATACAACATGCTAtcacaaaataaataaactcATTAAGTGCAACCAGTACAGTCAAGCTTCTTAATGAGTAGACAACTCTTAATTAAAAACTATAAAATGATCTCGAAACTAAACATCCAATAATTCACACTAATTGCACGTTTTTCCTTGCATTTTATGCTTGATCAAGTCAAAACCATTTTTAAAACGTAACTATATATATTTATCTTCACTCGctcatatcaaaatttttaaattcggTGCTTCGATTTTGAAATTAAACCTATGGTTCGATGGTAATCGACTTGAGCCAACTAATCAGACTCATGAACCCGTTCGACTCAACTTGGACATCCATAGATTACATCTTATATAAGTTGTATCTGGTTGGTTATATGGATAACTTGTGATGCGACAGTTGAAATAAATTTGATATGTAAAAATACTAACGTGATGATTTAAAACTGTCAAAACGGACAAGTGAGGGGAGTCTGATCGGAACCCACCATCTCGCCCACTATTTGAGTAGGGTGGAAGAATTACTCAACCAAACTAATCCATTTTCACTTATCTCCGTTTGTTAAAACAAATATTATGCAGTGGATCGTAATACGTTTTTTTGGTCAAATAAAAGTACTTTATTTTAAAGATTAAAGAAAACTTTTTGATGGGCTCATATTTGCCATTATCGGACCAATAGCTTGCGACGTTTAAACTTTGCAACTCGTGACTGTGAACAACGTAGTCCATGGGCCAATATGTTTTACCGGCCCGTCTGATCCAAATTAGATGCTCCAAAAATCTGGATCCATACATGAATTGGGCCATGCTTCATTTAATAAACCAGAAAATGGCAAATTGGAAGTAACCAGGAGTTTGGAGAAATGGGCAAAATTCTGGATCATTGTCTTCCGCCACTGAACACCGTTTTGCTTACGCTTCCAGGTTTCCTTCTTCTCGAATTCCAAAATTTTTTCGTTGCATAGCTCCCTCTTTTGTGTGCTTATCTGTATTTGATTGATATGTTAGTCCCCTTAAGTTGATTATAAGAGCGTTTACTCATAGGGAATTGGAGGACTTGAGATCGTTCTTTGACTCACTCGTGCGTGCCCAGTCACAAAGCAATGGAAACTACGTTTCTCCTCCAGCTCTAAAGGTGCATTTTGTTCTTCTTATGCTTACAGTAAGCTGATCTTTTAGCACGTGATATATAGGAACACACACAGGCCTATATTGGGATTGATGGGCTTCTCGGGGATAGAGTATTTTACTTAGTTTCGAAGAAGTGGAGGGAACAAAAGCTTACTTTTGAGGACCTGGTTATTGCTAAGGGAAATTTAAAGCATTTTCATTTATCTGCTAACATTCCTGTTTATTGTTGCATATCAATGAACAATGGATCATCAGCTACTGtttcaaggaaaaaagaaaGATTTAGTTCTGCTGCTTTTTGCCACTTTGGTTTTAAGCAATTTTTCGAAGCTTACATGAGTGGATATGGTTATGATTCGATGCAGAATACTTAAAGAAAGCATGATTAAGTTAAAACTCAGTGAAGATTTCGGTTCTTGTGGTTTACATTGACTTTGGAGATGGATCTTTAGTGCTACCGTATGTGGAAAGTGATAGTAGTTGAAGATTTCAGAAAACGGTGTGCCTTTCTGCCATCAGTCTGGAAATTTCTCTGCAGTTTGCTGATGCTATTCGATTTAGGTATCTGGTTTTGTTTCccctttttttattattaattatctATTTTATCAAATATGACAATCATGTAACCTTGACTGACTACTGGTTGTGGAGTTTCTCGCATGTTACTTCTTCTTGGTAGGTTCTCAAATTCCACAACTACTGCATCAGGATCACATTGATCCTAGTTTGATAGTGTTGAAGAAGGGATATGCTTGGCACTTTGGAGGAGCACTGCCCCCATATGAACTGGAAGAATGGAAGCTTTTGTATCAAAGTGTTGTTCATGGTTTAAGTTACAGTTTGGTAATACACCACGAGTATCTACGATGAAAGTAAATTTGCTTTCTTTATGAGCACGTTTGTTATGTTTGTCATCTGGATGTCATTTTAGGGCTTGAGATTCTTCATTTACATGTGCTTGATTTGTGTGAATACGAGCTTGTGATGTGAGAGTTTGTCACACTGTATTTTTGTTCATAGGAGTAAATTTTGTGAGATCGGATGATCCGTGGGCCAAAATATAATTGAGATGACTAATTTCTTGCCAGTACACACGCGCTGACATTGTTTCTTTCATATACTTGTTTCTGTAAGATCAGATTCATGGTGTAGTCTTTCTTTTAGTCATTCCCAAATTCACTAGTGCCTCCGTGTACTTTAGTATACTTACTGATTTGTCTATGCTAGCCGTTGCAGATAGGAATATTTAGGCATATCTGTTTTTCGTTTGTGAATCCTGTAATTTTTTTTCCCAGATTTCGGTTGCTGCTACTTTCTTTTAATAAGGCGGAATGGGTAATTGTTCAAATTGAACTGCAGACATGATGGACCAACTCTGTGGATCATTAAAGACTAAGAAGGTTACACCTACGGAGGCTATGCTTCTCAGCCACGGGAAATACGCGGTGATTTTTTTGGGgatatgaaatattttatttttcaactgCACCCAAAGGCTTCAATTTTCCAACTGCAGCAAATAACAACATACAATGGGAAAGTCGTAAAAAGCAAAATCCAGTTCTAGTAGAAACATATTGTTTTATGGTCATCATAATCTTAAAATCCTTGCATTGGCAGTGTGCTGTGAATTTCAGTTCGGACAGAGGGCGTGTAAATCATTTTGGATTGTTCATCTCTGCAAGCTTCGATCAAGGCCATACCTTTCCCTGCACCACATTTGACAGTCTATGTCTATCCAAAACCAATCGTGTATACCCCAGAAGTGATAGAATGCTGGGGAGTGATTCCAAGAAGGGCAGATCAAGATAGGCCCGAGCTGTTGAAAAGGTACAGTTTTTATGCATACGcattttgttttgtttgaaaCACAGTATCACTCTTAGAAATTTTCACGACTTAATAAATTTGTGTCCTCATTAATAAGAGCCTAAAAATAACTTACTTTTGTCAAAGACACTTGTTTATGCAAAACATATAAATGTACGTATTATTTAATGAAACAGTGCCTATATTTCTTGACTACTGAAACAGTTGTTACAGCGATTATGCGTCAACATCTGAAGTTGACCGCCGGTTTCAATGGATTAAACATAACGCATTGTGAGTTTGGTCGAGGAAGTTCAAAGCAAAATAACGAGGTTTTTTGGGTTAAAGAAAGTGTTGGAAATCTTGTACGGATTGAAATACAGAGTGGATCCTGAAACAAGATTTCCAAGAATTTCAACAGTCAAGGAGGAATTCATAGTGACTCGAATTAACAAGTTTTCGCATAATCCCgaacaaaataataaataaacaagaatagaAACAAGATGTGGAATAGACAACAGAATTACAAATTCAACACAGTAGTGAGAAGAAACCTATTATTTTGAGCAAAAACAGCACATTACAAACACATACACCGTAACCATGAACCATTACAGGCACACAAAGGATCCGAGTCCCCTATCTTGCAGTTGTAAATGAAGTCCCTTACTGGACAATAATTAAGTAATGATTTTCCTTTCAAAAGACTAATCAATTCGAAGTTATCTCTTAAACATGAATTGATCCTGGATCAAAACAGAGCTGACACACACACAAAACAAAACACGAGAACAAGAATTATCAACTCCAAACTCAATGGGTAATAATACTCCAAACTCAATGGGTAAATAATCAACTCCAAACTCAATGGGTAAATAATCAACAACTCCGAACTCGATAGGTTCCAGCAGGATAATTAGCATAGATGCACGTAAAACAATATCAAGATTCCGGCTTCCAGACAAAAATTTTCGCAGTGTTGCAGAATAACAAGCAATCAATGTCACTATTGAACAAAACATATGAAAGTTCAAAGCTACCGGATAtattttgaattaaaaaaaCATCTCCAAGCAATATGAGAAACTTAATTATAGAAAATATAAAAGGTAAAATATCAAACACACACCAAAACACTAGTTTCAAATTCCCAGAATGCATAGTCTGAAAGTAAATGTCTTACACAATTTCGCAAAATTAACTGTAACCCATCACCGAATAACAATTAACATAAAAGAAACCTCCAAGAAAAGACTTTTTCTTCCTCTCAGTATCTCCTTCCACCACCACGGCCGTAGTTCACAGGTGGCGCAACATTGATGGGCCCCTGATCCTCCCTGAGCACAACACCTGGGAGCTCCTTCATCCCCATGGACTCCAACAAATCAACAGTTTCCTGATCAACCTCAATGCGGTCAAGCTTAATTGCTGATTCTTCGGGCACGAAATCCATTCGACGCTCGCGCTCCTCCTCCTGAAGCTTCAGCGAGATACCACGAACGGATCCCTTCTGGATACGCTTCATCAAATGGGTGGAGAAACCAGCTATCTTATTGCGTAGGCGCTTCGAGGGGATGATGGCGACCTCCTCCAGAATCTTCTTGTTGGTGTGGAAATCGAGGGTCATCTTCGAATAGTACCTCTCGATCACTTGCCGTGACGACTTCTTCACTGTCTTCGTACGAACACGACCCATTTTCGACGATGTACTGCTGTTGAGAGTTACCGCCGCCGAGGGTCGAgaaaggtttagggtttgtcCAAAGGTACCAGGAAAGTGTGGATCCAACTATATATCACGGGGAAAAGGGCAACGTTAGGGTTTAATGACGGTAATTTACAGATACACCCTCGTAGGttttttattcgtttttaaCCCCTTGTCTTTATAATCTTTTCAAAGGTTATTGTCCTGTTACTGTAACCTTTTTAAACTAATAAAAAACTATCTATAATCACCCCCTTAAAATCTAAAATTTGATtactccaaaaaaaaaaattctaaaatttgatGATTTTACATGAACTGCGTAGTATCAATGCCGAAAAATAGCATAAATTATTCAACATAATTTGATATGTTGTGAAGTTGCTAGCTATGTCACTCCCCTAACAAGGCAAGATAGGAGTTGGAAACATACTGGGAAGTCAACTTTAAGCGAAACAATTTCGATATTTAATGTATTTGAAGATATAATGGCTTAATTTCAAGTTACTCATTACTATCTTAACAACTAGATGATAATCTAATaattcatattttgtcaaattaTTAACATTAAGTCGACATCGAATCATTGAAAATCATAGAAGTTCATGCACAAATTTTGTTGATTCACACGTTATGCAGTCGCCAAGTATCTATAATATGTACCTAAATGAAAtccaaataaatataacattttgAAATGTACAAATGAATTTTACAATTGCTTCATTCATTATATATTTCCCGCgaacaagaaaataaaaagcAACCACTACCAACCAATTATGCCaccaaataatatttgaaacgtAAACGAAACACCACCTTAATCGGTGCATCAATTCATGGTggcgataaaaaaaaaatcagtcaCGATCAGCAACTTGTTTAATTTTTCCTGAGAGCCAGAGCAGATAGCATCACCAAGAAAAGTATCAGAACTACCGCAACGAAAGCCGCTACCATCGCTCCGCTGGCCCTCTGGCAGAAATCGCTGAATTGCGGGCATACCGCCAGCCAGTTGGCTTCCGAGTTCCCAGTGTGAGCCAGGTACACTATCGCTGCGGAGGCGGAGGCGGAGGCGGCGGAAATAGCCAATGTAACTGTCAGCTGCAAAGAATTTGACACAATTACAACCGAAATAATCAATGTtaatcaaaaaaatatttacattttAATTAGAGATTAAAACTCACTGTATCGCAAACGATTAACAGGACCCTTGGTGCAGTAGCGAGAGGCCGTGCGACGCATACTACAGCGAAAGGGACGGATAAAACCAGATATCCGGTGACTATGGACATAGCTATTACAAAGAAGCTGCAAAAATCAAGAATCTTCTTCCATCACGTACTTGAACTTGAAAATAATAATCACTAgtagaaacaaaataataaaaaaattacgtACGTGAAAGCGGGAAGATCATCATAACTGGCTTGAAACTGGAAGAACTGGGTGAAGAATGGAAGGGTCTGCTCTGTAGTTCCCATGGTGATGGTGGCCGCCAAAGCCGCAGTGGCCGCGCTTATACGGAGGACAACATCGAATATTCCTATAGCCCTTTTATATGATACTCCCCTTGAATTCCCCACAAAGGGTGCTTTCCCTTTGCTCACCCTCTTTGTTTCTCCAATCTCCATCTTCTCCATGTATACGGATCTCTCTCTCTTTGATAAACGTGATCAATCGGGCTTGTGATATTATGAGAAAAAACGATCATCAAAAGGGAAGAGGCTCACGAGTTAAATAGCGATCAAGCAAGATTTGATGAATTCCAGTTCGAAATTAAATATGAGATGATGGAGTAAGAATAGTTGTTGCATAGTTGATTCAATGTTTTATGAATCGAtcacttcttttttttttgttgtataTAAGAGTTCCTTTCGAGAATTAACGTTGTTGGGGCAGTTAGGCATGGAGATTGGATCAATTCTGGTGAATTAAAATATACTAAATAAGTCATGTTTCTTGGATTAATTCTCCTGCGCCGCACCTAAACACGACACTTCCACCTCTGGAGTCTGGCCCGCTCATGATGGGTCAACGGGATAATCATAAAATGATGGGTCAACTAGAATCATCATAGAGAAATTAAAGTATATCATAAGTACTAATATTATTTATGAGTATttttacatgatcattcaactAATAAAGTGTAATGTGTTGAGTCTATTTTCTGATCCGATCCACTAGTAAAGTGGAGCAGTGCATTTATAATTGGTTTTTGTGAACAATTCATAAGGCTGAGACTTAATTTAATTTCCACAttacttttaaaaaaagaagACATTTAGCATAATTGGTAAATATAAAACAGACGAATGAGAAAATAAAACAGAAATTGGTGAGCACAAAAGACGTTCAAAATGCAGAAACCAGACATCACAACCCAATGTTGTgacttaaataatttttaaaaaataaaagcacAGCTTTATACATTACAGAAACCGGCAGAATTGCAATAATATATCCCAGTAGAAGCCCTTAGCTCTAAAACTTTCATGTTCCTGCACTAAATTTATATCTTGACCAAATACAAATATCTACTTGAGTAATTCCTATCAATCCCTCAAAGCAATTTCAGCCCAAATTCTACCACATCACCATCCGAGATATGGTGCGTTCATAATTCACAGGTCATCTTCAATTCAAGGAATTATCGAACATTTGAAGGTCAGCTCAACTTGCCTGGGTTACTGGTTGTTTTTCTAGACAACACATTTTCTTCTCGATTTGAAGTGCTGAAGGAGGAAGATGGCTCCATGTTAAATCCATTGGCCTTGATGGGTTGTGTAAGGGGATCATTTCCAGAATTATTTATCTTCACTGGGTCGGTGAATCTGACATCTGGATCTCCCCAAACATCTTCTTGTGTATGGATGTGCTGTTTCTGTTGCATCATATCCATTCGCCTCAAAGATGGCACGTCGCCCTTGCAGTATCTCTGCCACATGC
This Primulina eburnea isolate SZY01 chromosome 2, ASM2296580v1, whole genome shotgun sequence DNA region includes the following protein-coding sequences:
- the LOC140817185 gene encoding small ribosomal subunit protein eS17-like — its product is MGRVRTKTVKKSSRQVIERYYSKMTLDFHTNKKILEEVAIIPSKRLRNKIAGFSTHLMKRIQKGSVRGISLKLQEEERERRMDFVPEESAIKLDRIEVDQETVDLLESMGMKELPGVVLREDQGPINVAPPVNYGRGGGRRY
- the LOC140824445 gene encoding casparian strip membrane protein 1-like; the protein is MEKMEIGETKRVSKGKAPFVGNSRGVSYKRAIGIFDVVLRISAATAALAATITMGTTEQTLPFFTQFFQFQASYDDLPAFTFFVIAMSIVTGYLVLSVPFAVVCVARPLATAPRVLLIVCDTLTVTLAISAASASASAAIVYLAHTGNSEANWLAVCPQFSDFCQRASGAMVAAFVAVVLILFLVMLSALALRKN